In one Alphaproteobacteria bacterium genomic region, the following are encoded:
- a CDS encoding FAD-dependent oxidoreductase — translation MSDESEVPPDVIVIGAGVVGLSVALALQGRGLSVRVLDRKGVAAEASRGNAGAFAFSDVLPLASPGILRKAPKWLLDPDGPLSIPLGYLPAILPWLLRFWRASWRDRVAASTLAQASLNRHSMDSLDRLIRDIRGETLLRREGQLALYGSRQSYQAALPGWAYRRDFGIAFDHLEGADAIAAVQPGLSSAFRYATYTPDWLNVTDPFVYTTHLAETFRARGGRVETADVCGILPSETRAAIRTDSGMLSAEHVVLCAGAWSHRLARSLGDRIPLETERGYNTTLPAGAFDLRTHLTFGDHGFVVSRIGDGVRVGGAAELGGLSRPPRMQRAAAMLARAKRFLPDLVTDGGVQWMGFRPSLPDSLPVIGCAPASSRVFYAFGHGHLGLTQSAGTAELIADLVTGRAPAINLHPFRPTRF, via the coding sequence GTGTCTGATGAAAGCGAAGTGCCGCCGGACGTCATCGTGATCGGGGCGGGGGTCGTGGGCCTTTCCGTGGCGTTGGCGCTGCAGGGGCGGGGGCTGTCGGTTCGGGTGCTGGATCGAAAGGGCGTCGCGGCGGAGGCGTCCCGGGGCAATGCCGGGGCCTTCGCCTTCAGCGATGTGCTGCCGCTGGCATCCCCGGGAATTCTGCGCAAGGCGCCGAAATGGCTGTTGGATCCGGACGGGCCCCTCAGCATTCCATTAGGCTACCTGCCCGCCATCCTGCCCTGGCTGTTGCGGTTCTGGCGGGCAAGTTGGCGCGACCGCGTTGCGGCCAGCACGCTGGCACAGGCGTCCCTGAACCGACACAGCATGGACAGCCTCGACCGCCTGATCCGGGATATCAGAGGGGAGACGCTGTTGCGGCGCGAAGGGCAACTGGCGCTCTATGGATCGCGGCAGTCGTATCAGGCTGCCCTGCCGGGCTGGGCCTATCGGCGGGACTTCGGCATCGCCTTCGACCACCTCGAGGGCGCGGACGCGATCGCTGCGGTTCAGCCGGGCCTGTCGTCAGCGTTCCGGTATGCGACCTATACGCCGGACTGGCTCAACGTCACCGATCCCTTCGTCTATACCACGCACCTGGCCGAAACCTTCCGCGCGCGCGGCGGCAGGGTCGAGACTGCCGACGTCTGTGGAATCCTGCCGTCGGAGACCCGCGCGGCCATACGCACCGACAGTGGGATGCTGTCGGCGGAGCATGTCGTCCTTTGCGCCGGGGCCTGGTCACACAGACTGGCACGCAGTCTCGGCGACAGAATTCCCCTGGAGACCGAGCGGGGATACAACACGACCCTGCCTGCGGGAGCCTTTGATCTGCGCACCCATCTGACCTTCGGGGATCATGGTTTCGTCGTCTCCCGGATCGGCGATGGCGTACGGGTCGGCGGGGCTGCGGAACTGGGGGGGCTGTCCAGGCCCCCGCGCATGCAGCGCGCCGCGGCGATGCTGGCCAGGGCCAAAAGGTTCCTTCCCGATCTCGTCACCGATGGCGGGGTACAATGGATGGGGTTTCGTCCGTCCCTGCCGGACAGTCTTCCCGTCATCGGATGCGCACCGGCCAGTTCCCGGGTCTTCTATGCCTTCGGCCACGGCCATCTGGGCCTGACACAATCGGCCGGCACGGCGGAACTGATTGCCGATCTGGTCACCGGCCGTGCGCCGGCCATCAACCTCCATCCTTTTCGTCCCACCCGTTTCTGA
- a CDS encoding aldehyde dehydrogenase family protein, with translation MDYRSFIAGEWVASGGGIPNVNPSDISDILGHAAQAETGDMDRAIDAARDAASVWAASTPQQRFDVLDFVGSEILARKEELGRLLSREEGKTLAEGIGEAARAGQIFKFFAGEALRQSGDILASVRPGVGVEVTRWPVGVVGLITPWNFPIAIPAWKTAPALAFGNAVVLKPAELVPASAHALAEVLSRSGLPDGVFNLVIGKGSVVGRRMIDSAKVDAISFTGSVATGRSIAADCGVTMKKLQLEMGGKNPMVVLDDADLDIAVAASLNGAFFSTGQRCTASSRLIVTEGIYDRFVAALSDRMAALKVGHALEAETQIGPVVDDRQMEQNLRYLEIAADDGGTVAGGKRRTLKHDGFYMAPALVTDTTNDMRINREEVFGPVASVIRVRDYDEALAVANDTEFGLSAGICTASLKHAAHFKAASQAGMVMVNLPTAGVDYHVPFGGTKGSSFGPREQGRYAAEFFTRVKTSYTQP, from the coding sequence ATGGACTATCGCAGTTTCATCGCGGGTGAATGGGTGGCGTCAGGTGGCGGTATTCCCAATGTGAACCCGTCCGACATTTCCGACATCCTGGGCCATGCCGCGCAGGCGGAGACCGGGGATATGGACCGGGCGATTGACGCAGCCCGTGACGCGGCGTCGGTCTGGGCCGCCAGCACGCCGCAGCAGCGGTTCGATGTGCTGGATTTCGTCGGGTCGGAAATTCTGGCCCGAAAGGAGGAACTTGGCCGGTTGCTCTCCCGGGAGGAAGGCAAGACCCTGGCCGAAGGGATCGGCGAGGCGGCTCGCGCCGGACAGATATTCAAGTTCTTCGCCGGCGAGGCCCTGCGCCAGTCAGGGGACATCCTCGCCTCCGTCCGGCCCGGCGTCGGGGTGGAGGTCACCCGATGGCCGGTCGGTGTGGTTGGGCTGATCACGCCCTGGAACTTCCCGATCGCCATCCCGGCCTGGAAGACCGCGCCGGCACTGGCCTTCGGCAATGCTGTCGTGCTGAAACCTGCGGAACTGGTGCCGGCTTCGGCCCATGCCCTGGCGGAGGTCCTGTCGCGCTCGGGCCTGCCGGATGGGGTTTTCAACCTGGTGATCGGCAAAGGTTCGGTCGTCGGAAGGCGGATGATCGACAGCGCAAAGGTCGATGCAATCTCGTTCACCGGCTCCGTCGCGACAGGCCGGTCCATTGCCGCCGATTGCGGCGTCACGATGAAGAAACTGCAGCTCGAGATGGGCGGCAAGAATCCGATGGTTGTCCTGGATGACGCGGATCTGGATATCGCCGTTGCCGCCAGTCTGAACGGCGCCTTCTTCTCCACCGGGCAGCGTTGCACGGCGTCGTCGCGCCTGATCGTGACCGAGGGCATTTACGACCGGTTCGTCGCGGCCCTGTCGGACCGGATGGCAGCTCTGAAGGTCGGACACGCGCTTGAGGCGGAAACCCAGATCGGTCCGGTCGTGGATGATCGCCAGATGGAACAGAACCTGCGCTATCTGGAAATCGCGGCGGACGACGGCGGTACCGTAGCGGGCGGAAAGAGGCGGACCCTGAAGCATGACGGCTTCTATATGGCGCCAGCCCTGGTGACCGATACGACGAATGACATGCGGATCAATCGGGAGGAGGTCTTTGGCCCGGTCGCCAGCGTCATCCGGGTTCGGGACTATGACGAAGCCCTTGCCGTCGCAAACGATACCGAATTCGGTCTGTCCGCCGGCATCTGCACGGCATCGCTGAAGCATGCCGCCCATTTCAAGGCGGCGTCTCAAGCCGGCATGGTCATGGTGAACCTGCCGACGGCGGGGGTTGATTATCACGTACCGTTCGGCGGCACGAAGGGGTCCAGTTTCGGTCCACGCGAACAGGGGCGTTACGCAGCGGAGTTCTTCACCCGTGTGAAGACTTCCTACACCCAGCCATAG
- a CDS encoding dihydrodipicolinate synthase family protein, translated as MWKGIIPAVTTKFTADGALDHAEMERCFSYQMEAGCHGLIACGTLGEGNMLSHEERIEVLKLCKQATGAKPALMTVSEPGTREACILAEKAARAGADGLMVVPSPIYHTDRDETVANLRAIARAGGLPVMIYSNRVGYRVDVTPEIMAELADEPLMVAVKESSDDIRRTTEIINLLGDRYSVLTGVDNLGLEALLMGAVGWVAGLVVAFPRENVKIYDLVQAGRIDEAREIYRWFRPLLDLDVSTYLVQQIKLAEAIELGSTEHVRMPRQPLRGAHRQRVEKIVRDAIATRPDLSKY; from the coding sequence ATGTGGAAGGGAATCATCCCGGCCGTCACGACGAAGTTCACCGCCGACGGTGCCCTGGATCATGCCGAAATGGAACGCTGCTTCAGCTACCAGATGGAGGCCGGCTGTCACGGACTGATCGCCTGCGGCACCCTGGGCGAAGGCAATATGCTGAGCCATGAGGAGCGGATCGAGGTTCTGAAACTCTGCAAGCAGGCGACCGGGGCCAAGCCGGCCCTGATGACTGTTTCGGAACCCGGCACTCGGGAGGCCTGCATCCTGGCGGAAAAGGCGGCCAGGGCCGGTGCCGACGGACTGATGGTCGTGCCGTCCCCGATCTATCACACGGACCGGGACGAGACGGTCGCGAACCTGCGCGCCATCGCGCGGGCGGGCGGCCTGCCGGTCATGATCTATTCGAATCGGGTCGGCTACCGTGTCGATGTGACGCCGGAAATAATGGCCGAACTGGCCGACGAACCGCTGATGGTGGCGGTCAAGGAAAGCTCCGACGACATCCGCCGGACGACGGAGATCATCAATCTTCTGGGCGACCGTTATTCCGTGCTGACCGGGGTCGACAATCTGGGGCTTGAGGCGCTGCTGATGGGCGCCGTCGGCTGGGTCGCGGGGCTGGTCGTGGCCTTCCCCCGTGAAAACGTGAAGATTTACGACCTGGTTCAGGCCGGCCGCATTGATGAGGCACGGGAAATCTACCGCTGGTTCCGGCCACTGCTCGACCTCGATGTCTCCACCTATCTGGTGCAGCAGATCAAGCTGGCGGAGGCCATCGAACTGGGCTCGACCGAGCATGTCAGGATGCCGCGACAGCCGCTCAGGGGCGCTCACCGGCAACGGGTCGAAAAGATCGTGCGAGATGCCATCGCCACCCGTCCCGATCTCTCGAAATACTGA
- a CDS encoding amino acid ABC transporter ATP-binding protein, with product MIQIEGLRKSFGPLEVLKGIDLTVTRGEVLSVIGASGSGKSTLLYCINGLEAIQDGRITVDGVDVHAKGTDLNTLRQNLGMVFQQWNSFPHLTVLENVALAPRIVRKLTRADAVTVAERQLEHVGLIDKRDVYPNALSGGQQQRLAIARALAMEPGYMLFDEATSALDPELVGEVLDTMRLLAREGMTMICVTHEMGFARDVSDRVAYFHDGVMEEIGPPSQIFGDPQSDKTRRFLAKVR from the coding sequence ATGATTCAGATCGAAGGCCTGCGCAAGAGTTTCGGTCCGCTGGAGGTTCTGAAGGGCATCGACCTGACCGTGACCAGGGGGGAAGTGCTGAGCGTCATCGGCGCGTCCGGCTCCGGCAAGTCGACCCTGCTGTACTGCATCAACGGACTGGAGGCGATCCAGGACGGGCGGATCACCGTGGACGGCGTGGATGTGCACGCCAAAGGGACCGACCTCAACACCCTGCGCCAGAATCTGGGGATGGTCTTTCAGCAATGGAACAGCTTCCCGCACCTGACTGTACTTGAGAACGTGGCCCTGGCCCCCCGGATCGTTCGCAAGCTGACGCGGGCCGATGCCGTGACGGTGGCGGAGCGTCAGCTTGAACATGTCGGATTGATCGATAAACGCGACGTCTATCCCAACGCGCTTTCCGGCGGGCAGCAGCAGCGCCTGGCCATCGCCCGGGCGTTGGCGATGGAACCCGGATACATGCTGTTCGACGAGGCGACGTCGGCGCTGGATCCGGAACTGGTGGGCGAGGTACTGGACACCATGCGCCTGCTGGCCCGCGAGGGCATGACGATGATCTGCGTGACCCATGAAATGGGCTTCGCGCGCGATGTGTCGGACCGGGTCGCCTATTTCCACGACGGCGTGATGGAGGAAATCGGTCCGCCGTCGCAGATCTTCGGCGACCCCCAATCCGACAAGACCCGGCGGTTCCTCGCCAAGGTCCGCTAA
- a CDS encoding amino acid ABC transporter permease: MEPTISFFSGFKPQDLLFLAEAAGRTLLISSVAIGFGTVLGTGLGWMLSAGRLWGALVLAPVLDVFRSVPLIIQLVLFYNFAPIVGLALDPFLSGAIVLTVYTAALVANVARGGIEAVGQPMRRAARSLGMSYWQDMRHVVWPIGLRAVLPAWVGVALSVMKDSALVSVLGYVELLKASQILITRTQEPFLILTLAGAFYFALSYPVSRYAARLEERWSQ, translated from the coding sequence ATGGAACCGACAATCAGTTTCTTTTCCGGCTTCAAGCCCCAGGACCTTCTGTTCCTGGCGGAGGCGGCGGGCCGGACCCTGTTGATTTCTTCGGTCGCAATCGGCTTCGGGACGGTGCTGGGCACAGGCTTGGGCTGGATGCTGAGCGCGGGCCGGCTGTGGGGGGCGCTGGTGCTGGCCCCGGTGCTGGATGTATTCCGGTCCGTGCCGCTGATCATTCAACTGGTGCTGTTCTACAATTTCGCCCCCATCGTCGGCCTTGCGCTCGATCCGTTTCTGTCCGGTGCCATCGTGTTGACCGTCTACACCGCGGCGCTGGTGGCCAATGTGGCGCGCGGCGGGATCGAAGCGGTCGGTCAGCCGATGCGGCGGGCGGCGCGCAGTCTGGGCATGAGCTACTGGCAGGATATGCGCCACGTTGTCTGGCCCATCGGCCTTCGTGCCGTGCTGCCCGCCTGGGTCGGCGTCGCCCTCAGCGTCATGAAGGACAGCGCCCTGGTTTCAGTGCTGGGCTATGTCGAACTGCTGAAGGCCTCGCAGATCCTGATCACCCGTACTCAGGAACCGTTCCTGATCCTCACCCTGGCGGGCGCGTTCTACTTCGCCCTGTCCTATCCCGTATCGCGCTATGCCGCGCGGCTTGAAGAGAGGTGGAGCCAATGA
- a CDS encoding amino acid ABC transporter permease, with the protein MDYTFHWRPVFRDLSQLLSAGLLTLEVAVLSMLLGIAFGLTLALLRTYTHGLPCRVAGVWIELARNTPALFQLFFFGFGLGAFGLHLSPYMIVLSALSFNNAGYLAENFRGGIQAIPTTQLRAARSLGMTAIQTYTRIVIPQVLRIVYHPMTNQMVWAVLMSSLGMLVGFRELTGETQFSASRTFRIFEYFAITAVIYYAIVKLILGSARLLSHRLFRY; encoded by the coding sequence ATGGATTATACATTTCACTGGCGACCGGTCTTTCGGGACCTGTCGCAACTGCTCAGTGCGGGCTTGCTGACACTGGAGGTCGCGGTTCTGTCGATGCTGTTGGGCATTGCCTTCGGCCTGACTTTGGCACTGCTGCGGACATACACCCACGGGCTGCCTTGCCGGGTTGCAGGCGTCTGGATCGAGCTGGCCCGCAACACGCCAGCCCTGTTCCAGCTGTTCTTCTTCGGCTTCGGGCTCGGGGCGTTCGGGCTGCACCTCAGCCCCTACATGATCGTGCTGTCGGCGCTCAGCTTTAACAATGCCGGCTATCTGGCGGAGAATTTCCGCGGTGGCATCCAGGCAATCCCGACGACCCAACTTCGCGCGGCCCGCAGTCTCGGCATGACGGCGATCCAGACCTATACCCGCATCGTCATCCCTCAGGTCCTGCGCATCGTCTATCACCCGATGACCAACCAGATGGTCTGGGCCGTCCTGATGTCGTCGCTCGGCATGCTGGTCGGGTTCCGGGAACTGACGGGGGAAACCCAGTTCTCCGCCTCCAGGACCTTCCGGATCTTCGAATATTTCGCGATTACGGCGGTGATCTATTACGCGATCGTGAAGCTCATTCTCGGCTCGGCGCGGCTGCTCTCCCATCGCCTGTTTCGGTACTGA
- a CDS encoding transporter substrate-binding domain-containing protein, producing MKFGKLALAGALMLGVALPAQADKLDDVINAGTLRCGVVLDFPPIGYRDGNNEPAGFDVEYCRDLAKALDVDAEILPVTWAERLPVIVTNRADVVFGATSDSLERAKTVGFTIPYAIYYAQAVVGADSGVESFEDLKGKKVAAAVGTVPEQEFLKYAREWGTEDLYQGYQSENEVFLAVAQGKADVGITTNTAVRPVTEQYDNVIAGPRMPWTTDYTSVVGPRKDVSWINYLNLFVTHQVRSGRYAELWGQYVGGDAPELRIPGVMY from the coding sequence ATGAAGTTCGGGAAACTGGCGCTGGCGGGCGCCTTGATGTTGGGTGTCGCGCTGCCGGCGCAGGCCGACAAGCTGGATGACGTGATCAATGCGGGAACGCTGCGCTGCGGCGTGGTGCTGGACTTCCCGCCGATCGGCTATCGCGACGGGAACAATGAACCGGCCGGGTTCGACGTGGAGTATTGCCGCGATCTGGCGAAAGCCCTGGATGTCGATGCCGAGATCCTGCCGGTTACCTGGGCGGAACGCCTCCCGGTGATCGTTACCAATCGTGCCGATGTCGTATTCGGCGCCACCTCGGATTCGCTGGAGCGGGCCAAGACGGTCGGATTCACCATTCCGTACGCGATCTATTACGCGCAGGCGGTGGTCGGGGCTGATAGCGGTGTCGAGAGCTTCGAGGACCTGAAGGGGAAGAAGGTCGCTGCCGCCGTCGGAACCGTGCCGGAACAGGAATTCCTGAAATACGCCCGGGAATGGGGCACGGAAGACCTGTATCAGGGCTATCAGTCCGAAAACGAGGTCTTCCTGGCGGTTGCTCAGGGCAAGGCCGATGTCGGTATCACCACCAACACTGCCGTTCGGCCGGTAACGGAACAGTACGACAATGTCATTGCCGGGCCGCGCATGCCGTGGACCACGGACTACACGTCGGTCGTCGGTCCGCGCAAGGACGTGTCCTGGATCAACTACCTCAACCTCTTCGTTACCCACCAGGTGCGGTCGGGCCGTTATGCGGAACTCTGGGGGCAGTATGTCGGCGGTGATGCGCCGGAACTTCGCATTCCCGGCGTGATGTACTGA
- a CDS encoding GntR family transcriptional regulator: MKLGTVDIAQTASASTIVFEALRKAIIEGDLKDGEPLRQDEVARLFNTSRIPVREAITRLEQLGLVRTQRYKGAVVAQLSADEASEIFDFRALVEGEVIRTAVPQMRPESLAYARECCESFYKSDDPMDWGDLNRAFHRALYQDCALPYHLSVVDNSLDRIDRYLRAQLMLSDGMERANREHLAILEACQRGDADRAAELTRAHVRGAKESLMDKLASR; this comes from the coding sequence CTGAAACTGGGTACAGTCGACATCGCACAGACCGCATCGGCGTCGACCATCGTGTTCGAAGCCCTGCGAAAGGCGATCATCGAAGGCGATCTGAAGGACGGCGAGCCGTTGCGTCAGGATGAGGTTGCACGCCTGTTCAACACCAGCCGCATCCCGGTTCGCGAAGCGATCACCCGCCTGGAACAGTTGGGACTGGTTCGGACCCAGCGCTACAAGGGTGCTGTCGTCGCCCAGCTATCGGCGGATGAGGCGAGCGAGATCTTCGACTTCCGCGCCCTGGTCGAAGGCGAGGTGATCCGCACGGCCGTGCCTCAGATGCGTCCCGAATCCCTGGCCTATGCCCGCGAATGCTGCGAGAGCTTCTACAAATCCGACGATCCGATGGACTGGGGAGATCTGAACCGGGCCTTCCATCGCGCCTTGTATCAGGATTGCGCCCTGCCCTATCACCTGAGCGTGGTCGACAACAGCCTGGACCGGATCGACCGGTACCTTCGTGCACAGCTCATGCTCAGCGACGGCATGGAACGGGCCAACCGCGAACATCTCGCCATCCTGGAAGCCTGTCAGCGCGGCGACGCGGACCGCGCGGCGGAACTGACCCGCGCCCATGTCAGGGGCGCCAAGGAAAGCCTGATGGACAAGCTTGCGTCGCGCTGA
- a CDS encoding aromatic ring-hydroxylating dioxygenase subunit alpha — MNDAVPLRSLEARYYTDPEIFRQERAGLLSRTWQFAGHVSEVARTGDYFTFRIAGENLFCIRGRDGELRCFYNVCQHRAHQLVQGQGTTRMIVCPYHAWTYDLTGGLRGGNNINKVAGFDKSAICLTEVRLEIFNGFVFVNLDPDAEPMDVWYPGVREELREYVPQIDDLQPVNWVDVPENCNWKVSVENYSECYHCSLNHPTFSTGVVKPETYDIQRRPGYVLRHTTECSGLESMSYPIDLSANDHAGEYRSWFLWPLFSFQVYPGNVLNTYHWRTDSHDQVTVWRGWFTEGGYDSEVVERLAQQDRATTVEEDIRLVESVQQGLQSRGYRPGPLVITPEGGVNSEHSIGVLQGWMREAVSQI; from the coding sequence ATGAACGACGCCGTCCCGCTGCGCAGCCTCGAAGCCCGATACTATACCGACCCGGAAATCTTTCGTCAGGAACGCGCCGGTCTGTTGTCCCGCACCTGGCAGTTCGCCGGCCATGTGTCTGAAGTTGCCCGGACCGGCGACTACTTCACCTTCCGGATCGCCGGCGAGAACCTGTTCTGTATTCGGGGGCGGGACGGGGAGTTGCGGTGTTTCTACAACGTCTGTCAGCACCGTGCGCATCAACTGGTTCAGGGGCAGGGCACGACGCGCATGATCGTCTGTCCATATCACGCCTGGACCTATGATCTGACCGGTGGGCTGCGCGGTGGCAACAATATCAACAAGGTCGCCGGATTCGACAAATCGGCGATCTGTCTGACTGAGGTGCGGCTGGAAATCTTCAACGGGTTCGTTTTCGTCAATCTTGATCCCGATGCGGAGCCGATGGATGTCTGGTATCCCGGTGTCCGCGAGGAGTTACGGGAATATGTTCCCCAGATCGACGACCTTCAGCCGGTCAACTGGGTCGATGTTCCGGAGAACTGCAATTGGAAGGTCTCGGTCGAGAACTATTCCGAATGCTATCACTGCAGCCTGAACCACCCGACCTTTTCGACCGGCGTGGTCAAGCCGGAGACCTATGACATTCAGCGCAGGCCGGGATACGTCCTGCGCCATACGACAGAGTGTTCCGGTCTAGAATCCATGAGCTATCCGATCGACCTGAGCGCCAACGATCATGCCGGCGAGTACCGGTCCTGGTTCCTGTGGCCACTATTCTCGTTTCAGGTCTATCCGGGCAATGTGCTGAACACCTATCACTGGCGGACCGACAGTCATGACCAGGTCACGGTCTGGCGCGGCTGGTTCACCGAGGGTGGGTATGATTCGGAGGTCGTCGAACGTCTCGCCCAGCAGGATCGTGCCACGACGGTGGAAGAGGACATCCGACTGGTGGAATCCGTACAGCAGGGGCTGCAAAGCCGCGGCTATCGGCCGGGGCCGCTGGTCATCACGCCGGAAGGCGGAGTGAATTCGGAACATTCCATCGGCGTCCTGCAGGGCTGGATGCGCGAGGCTGTGTCTCAGATCTGA
- a CDS encoding MurR/RpiR family transcriptional regulator: MTDTNVPYSDLRDPAAVLEALAKGLDTLSPEARKAATYVIENPNDVGVSSIREIAQAADVKPNTFVRLARSFGFEGYDEFREPFREEIRRGNASFPDRARWLQALSANGQLGALFSDMAESALRNIEETFAATSEAEIKAAADAIVAARRTYVLGVGVNHSNARNFAYLADMAVGKIEAIPRPGNVAVDDLAGAGKGDVLIAMTCKPYRQEIVEAVTIAREQGVTIVGLSDSAASPIIIGSEHGFVVSADTPQFFPSSVSIIALLETLMAFVIADAKPEVIERIDTFHARRHRLGLYVSDDGTRK; encoded by the coding sequence ATGACTGATACAAATGTACCATATTCCGATCTAAGGGACCCCGCCGCGGTGCTGGAAGCGCTCGCCAAGGGGCTCGACACCCTGTCGCCGGAGGCGCGCAAGGCTGCGACCTATGTCATCGAGAATCCAAACGATGTCGGAGTCAGCTCGATCCGGGAAATTGCCCAGGCGGCCGATGTGAAGCCGAACACCTTCGTCCGTTTGGCCCGGTCCTTCGGATTCGAAGGTTATGACGAGTTCCGCGAGCCGTTCCGGGAGGAGATCCGGCGCGGCAATGCCAGTTTCCCGGACCGGGCGCGCTGGCTGCAAGCGTTGAGCGCCAATGGGCAGCTCGGCGCGCTGTTCTCCGATATGGCGGAAAGTGCCCTGCGGAACATTGAGGAGACCTTTGCCGCGACCAGCGAGGCGGAGATCAAGGCGGCGGCGGATGCCATCGTTGCGGCGCGCCGGACCTATGTGCTGGGTGTCGGGGTGAACCATTCGAACGCCCGAAACTTCGCCTATCTGGCCGATATGGCCGTCGGCAAGATCGAGGCGATTCCCCGCCCAGGAAATGTCGCGGTCGACGATCTCGCCGGGGCCGGAAAGGGCGACGTACTGATCGCCATGACCTGCAAGCCCTATCGCCAGGAAATCGTCGAGGCCGTTACGATTGCGCGGGAACAGGGCGTCACCATTGTCGGACTGTCCGACAGCGCCGCGTCGCCGATCATCATCGGGTCCGAGCACGGGTTCGTCGTGTCCGCCGACACGCCGCAATTCTTCCCGTCCTCGGTTTCGATCATCGCACTTCTGGAAACCCTGATGGCCTTCGTCATTGCCGATGCGAAACCGGAGGTCATCGAGCGGATTGATACCTTCCACGCCCGCCGACACCGGCTGGGCCTGTATGTTTCAGACGATGGAACCCGCAAATGA